The sequence CCGTCTCGGGTGGCGTAGCCGGTGGTCACCGCCCAGGTCGCCAGCCCCCCGCCGCCGGCCCCCTCGATGCTGCTGACCCCGCCGGTCAGCAGCAGCTTGCCCTGATAGGCGATCTCTTCGGCGGCCTCGGCGGCGCCGGCCGGGAGCCCGAGGGTCACGGCGAACAGGGACAGCAACAGGACGGGCGTGCGCATGCCCCATGCCTTGCCAGACGCCGCCGCACAATTCGGTTAACGCCGCGACGTCAAACCGCCGCGCCAACTGGATTCGCGGGCGCCGCCGCATCGCCCGCTACCGCTCGGCGACGCCGGTCCCCTTGACCACGCCCTGGACGTTGACGTCCTCGGCGTCCCAGCGCCAGACCCAGGCGGTGTCGTCGCCGGCCGTGCGGCGACGCATCTGGATGATCCCGCCGTCGATGCAGTCGCCCTTGGTGATGTGCTCCTTGTAGCGCCAGGTGGTCCCGTCCGAGCCCAGGAACGAAAGGTCGCCGTCGCAGGAGACGGACGGATAGCTGATGCGCCCGCCGGCCCCGTCCAGGGTCATGGCCATCGGATAGGTCTCCGAGGTGTCGTTCTGCGTCACCCGCCCCTGCAGGGAGCCGCCGAGCCCGGACGCCCAGGCCCCGCCGGCCGCCAGCAGAGCCGCCGCCGCCACGCTGGCGCCCAAGGCCGAAAAGACTGCACGCTTCATCTGAAGTCTCCTCCTCGCCGTTCGCATCGTTTCTCGGGCCCGAGCGGGCGCCCGGGTCGCGACGATCCTTCCACCGTCAGGCCGTAGGCGCAAACGAATAGCCGCGGGCGCTCGGAACGCCCGCGGCCATGGCGACCCGGGCCGAGCCCGCGCCGCCTTCGTTCGCAATCGCAGCGGCCTGGACGGCGACGCTGCAAGGCGCCGCCGCTGGCCTGCCGGGTCAGGTCGCCGGCTTGGCGGCCACTGTGGCCGGCGCCGCCGCCGCAGGCGCCGCAGCGGGCGCCGGCGGGGTTGCGGCCGGCGTGGCCGTCGCGGCCGGCGCAGGCGTCGCAGCCACAGCCGCAGGGGCCGCCTCGGCCGCCTCGAGGTTCACGTGCAGCGGATTCGGGTCCAGATCCAAGGTCGCGCCGCTGCCGACGTCCACTGCCGCGCCGATCACGCCGCCGATCAGGGCGTTGCCGAGGAAGCCCGCCGCGCCGTTGCCGGCGATCTTCGGCTTTACGTCGACCGTCACCGACTTGTAGCCGGCCTTGGTCACGGTGACCGAAAAGCCGTCCTTGCGCGGCATGCGGATCGTGCATGGCGTGGACTCGCAGTTGAAGCCGCTCGTCGTCCGGGCCTGCGCCCCCGGCGGAGTCGATTCGATGGTGAATTGCTGGCTGGTGCCGCGCGTAACCGTGGCGCAGCCGCCCAGGCCGGCTGTCAGCGCAACGGCTGACAGCCCATAAATGATGGCTCGCATAAGTCCCCCCTTGAGAAACACGCCGCGCGGGCGCCCCGCCCCGCGGCTCCCGCGAGCGTAGCAAGCTTGGCTTTGGCTCGTCAACGGACAGCATGTTCGGGGGCGCAGACCCCAGCCGGTTGCCGAAGCTTTGCCTTGGTGTATAGCCGGTCAAGCGATTGGGGGGAATCAATGCAGCGTTCAATCTTGACGATCCTTGCGGCCGTTGCCGCGGCGTCCGCCGCTTCACCTGCGGCCCTGGCCCAGTCCGCAGCTATGGCGCAGCCCGCAGCGCCGGCGACCGCCGAGGCGCCGGCCGCTCAGCCTGCCGCCCCGTCTTCGGCGACTCAGCCCGCCGCGCCTTCCCCGTCGGCGCCGACGCCAGCCCCCGCCGCGCCCGGGCCGGACTCGGCGGCCCAGACCGCCGCGCCCCAGACCACCGCGGCTCCCGCCGCCGCCAGCGCCACGACCCAGCCGGCGCCGGCCCAGGGCGCGACCGCGGGCGCAGTCACCGTCGCCTATGTCAAACACACCAAGCCGCCGCTTCTCTCCGACACCACCCCCGGCAAGGCCGGCATGGCCATGGTCGGCGCCATCGTCGCCCTGTCCACGGGCAAGGAGATCGTCGAAACCAACGACATCCAGGACCCGTCGGGGGCCATGGCCCACGACATCGCCGCCGCCTACGCCGCCGCGCACGGGGCGCAGGTTCAGGACGCACCCATCTCCAGCGACCGCGCCATGACTCGCGCCAAGCCGGAAGAGCTGGCGCAGCAGGCCGCCGGCGCGCGCTATGTCGTGGACGTCGACCCGCCCGGCCTCAACCTGATCTATTTCGGCCTCGACTGGGGCAAGTACGACCTGATGTTCATGGACTACGTGCGGATCATCGACACCTCCAGCAACACGGTGGTGGCCCACGCCAAGTGCTTCCTCAGGACCGAGAAGACCCCGGACAGCCCGAGCCACGACGCCTTGCTGGCCAATCGGGCCGAGAAGCTGAAGGCGCTGCTCGCCAAGAAGAGCCAGACCTGCGTCGAGCGCATGAAGGCCGACCTCAAGCTCTGAGGCTGTCGAGCTCGCGCCCCTAGCGCCGTCGATCGCCAGACGGTCCCGCTGCAAAGGCCGGCCGTTTCTCCCCGGTCACCCGTCGTCCCATCCGGCCGCCCAGCGCGCCTTGCGGCGGGCTTCGGCGGCGTAGGGGGAGCCGCGGGCGCGGGTCTCGGCTTCCCGGCCGGCCCAGGCCTCGTCGCGCCACAGGCCCCAGTCGGGCCGGAGGCCGAGATCGGCGCAGATGCGGGCGATGGTCTCGCTGACCGGCCGGTCGGCGAAGTCCGCCTCGGTCGGCTCGTTCAGCCGCTCGGCCAGGGCGTCCAGCAGCGGCTCGATATCGCACGCCTCCGCCTCGGTCTCGATCAGGGTCTCGATCGCCTTGCGCGCCGCCGCCTGGTTGTTCACGGCGATGATGTTGCGCCCGACCCGTTCGGTCAGGGCCCGGTCCTCGGCCCGCGCGCGCCTGGCCGCCTCGGCCTCGCGCCGCGCCTCGACCTCAGGGCCCGACGCCCTCTCCGCCGGCCCCTCGGCCAGCCGCGCCTCCAGCGCCAGGGTCAGGCGCACGGCCCGGGCGATGCGCGAGAAGGCTAGCCCGGGATCGCCCGCCGCCGCCGGCCCGGCCTCACCGGCCTCCGCCGCCTCGGCCCGCGCCCGGGCCTCGCGCCCCAGCGCCTCGGCCATCTCCATGCCGATCTCGGCCAGCCGCGCCAGCACCCGCCCATGCCGCAGCGCCCGCGCCTCGGCGGGGCTGAGGGCGGGGTCGGCGTCATCGAAACCTGACTGCGGGACCGGAGCGTTCATGCGCGCCAGCGCACCAGAGATTCAAGGCGCGGTCAAGAAAATGTTGCTGTTTTGTTCTTAAACCGATTTGAGGCCGCCGAAGACTTGACGCTACGGCCAAGCCGGCCTGAGATGCACGCGGGCGTAAGGGCCGGGCGCAGACCACCTCAAGGGTTGCGCGCCGTCGGTTCGGGATTGGGGGACAGTTCATGACCATGGCGGCCAGCGTCGGCGCGCGCTCGGGCGGCGACATGGGAGATGTGGTCCGCAGGGCCGTGGCGCTGGTGCGCCGCCATCCCCTCGCCTTCCTCGGCGGGGGCGCGCTGCTGGTCGGCCTGCCGCGCGTCGCACAACAGGCCTTCGTGCTTCACCTTTCCAAGCTCGCACCCGGCATCTTCGTCCGGCCGGACAGCAGCCATGTCGTGCTCAGCGTCCTGCTGCTCGCGGCTCCGTTCGCGGTCACCCTTGCGCTCACGGCGCTCTACAGTGCGTGGATGTGCCGGTTGGCTCTGGCCAGCGCTGCGGGTGGGCCGGCCACGCCCGCCTCGAGCCTGGTCGAGTGTAGCCGCCGCGCCGGCCCGATCATTCTGGCGGGCCTCGCCGTCGCGATCCTGACCCTGCTGGGCGCTGTTGTTCTGATCGTGCCCGGCGTGTTCTTCAGCCTGGCGAGCTTCCTCACGATTCCAGCCCTGACGATGGAGGAGTTGAGGCCGTTCGACGCCATCCGGCGCAGTTTCGACATCACCCAGGGCCGCCGCGGAACCATCTTCCTGCTCAGCGCCGCGATCGTGATCGCCGAGCTCGTCGCCACCATCCTGGCCGAGCTCGCGTTGGTCGCCAGCGGTCACTGGAACTTCGGCAACGCCGCCATTGCGCCCCTGTTCGCCTACGCCCTCAATCCGCTGATCATCGCCATCAGCCAGATCGCCTTCGCAGCCGTGGCCGTCGCCCTCTATGACGCTCGGACCAGCGGCGCCTACCGTCCGGCGACGGCCATCGCCGACGTGTTTTCGTAGGGCGGGAATGGGCTTGCAGGAGCGAGGATCGCGGTGACTTCAGCATGGACGCCAGGCCCGGCGCCACGCGCCCGTTTCGGCCAGGTGTTCGCTCGCGCAGTCATGGTGCTTGGAACCGCCTGGCCCGCTCTGGCGGGGCTCACCGTGCTGCTGGCCCTTGCGCCCAGCCTCGCGGTCGCCGCCTTCCTGGCTCCAGCCTTGGCCCGCACGACGCCCGCCTGGGCCGATATCGTCGTGCGAGAGCTGATCTGGCGCGTCACCCACGCCCTGTTCGCCGCGGCGGTGAGCGGCGTCGCCCTCAGCCGTCTTGCGTTCGAGCCGCGACTGGATCCGGGGGGCATCCTCCGCTCCACGCTGAAGGCGTTCCCGATCGCCATCGCCTTTGGCCTCGCCCAGCACTGGGTTTCGCTGGCGGACGCCTGGCTGAAGGGACCCGTCGCCGTCCCCAGCGACCGCGCCACGCTGCTGGCCGTCGTCACGGTCGCCGGCTTCATCACCACCACGGCCCTGATGGCCTGGTTTGCCCTCGCCGTCCCCGCGGCGGTCGCAAACAGAGGCGGCCCAGGCCGCGCGGTCGCGGCGAGCCTGGCGGCCGTTCGTGGTTTCCGCTGGCCGATCCTCGGCGCCTACCTGTTCGTGCGCCTCGCCGAAACCCAGGCCACCGTCTTCATGCACCTGACTCTGCTGTCGCTGTTCCACCCGGCCAGCGGCACGCCCCTCGCCTACCTCAAGGCCTCGCTCGCCGTCTTACCCAGCCGGGTGATCGACCTCGCCTGGATCGTGTTCATCGCGGCGGCCTATTACAGTCAGGCGGAACTGCAGGGGCGCGCCCAGCCGCAGGGGATCGCCGAGGTGTTCGATTGAGTCCCGGCCCCGAGCCTGTGACACGCGGCACAAACACATCATAACATCGCCGAAACAAACTTGACCGTAGAGGCGACGCAGACCACACGCCGCCCCCGGCAGCCTTGGGTTGCCTTTTCAAATGGGGGACTTTGTGAAAGTTGTTGTCTTCGCCGCCGCGGCCATTGCGGCTTCCATCGCCACCGCCGCGCAGGCCGCCGATACCCACACCACGCTGGAGGTCGGCTACACCCGTTCCGACTTCAGCAACACCAGCCCGAACTTCGGCCTGAACACGGTCGACGTGCGCGGCGGCTATCAGATGACCAAGCACTGGGGCGCGGAAATGGAAGGCGCCTTCGGCGTCGGCTCCACCGACGTGTCGGTCGGCGGCGTCAATGTCAGCGTCAAGCAGGACTGGGAAGTCGGCCTCTATGGCGTGGGCTACCTGCCGCTGCCGCACAACTTCGACCTGATCGGCCGGGTCGGCTATTCGCGCACCCAGATCACGGCCAGCGCCGGCGGCTTCTCGGACAAGGGCCAGGACAACGGCGCCGCGGCCGGGGTCGGCCTGCGCCAGTTCCCGGGCGGCGGCGCCAACGGCTGGCGGGTCGACTACACCCACCACTTCTACGGTTCGGACAACCTCGACACCTTCAGCGTCGGCTACGTGCGCCGGTTCTGATCCGAACAGGGCCTGGCGGCGCCTCGACCAGCGTCGCCAGGTTATGGGCTACCGGGGGCACGGCCTACCTCAATTACGCGATGTCACCGTCACCGTAATTCCGTAATCTTATTCGTTGCCCTTAAAGCCAAGCTTGCCTCTATAGGCACAAGGACGGGCTGGTTCCGTCGCGAAGCTTGGGGCGGGTTTCGAGGGCTGGGATTTCGCATGGTGGCTGCGGCCATTGATTCACCTCGCGTCGAGTTCGGAGCCGGCCAATCTATGGGCCGCGCCATCGCGCTCGTGAGAAGCCGTCCCGCAAGTTTCCTGGTCGGGGCGCTGCTTTTGGCAGGATCCGCCCAGGCGGCTGAGAACGCCTTCCATGTCTACCGCGACACTTTTCTGACGCTGTTGCTACAGCGGCCGGTGAAACTGGGTACGTTCAACGGAATGGCGGCCGACTTTGTCGACGACATTGCGCCGGCGGTGGTCAATACCTTCTACTTCGCCTGGATCAGCCGCCTTTGCCTTGCGACGGGTTCGGCTGGCGCCGCTGCTACGCCGGGGGCAAGCTTGGCCGACTGCGGCCGGCGCTTCTGGCCGATCGCGGCGTTGTCTGTCGTCATGTACGTCCTGACGCAGCTAGGCATGCTGCTTGTGCTGGCGCCCGGCCTGTTCTTCATGATGGCCAGCTACGTCGCTGTACAGGCGTTCGTTGTGGAGCGGTTGCGCCCACTCGTCGCCATCCGACGCAGCTTCGACCTGACCAAAGGTCGGCGATGGAACCTGTTTGGCCTGACGCTCGCCATCAGCATAGCTGCGCTCATAGCCATGACCATCTTGAAAATGGCCCTGGTGCCAAAGGGCGTGAAGCTCAACACCCTGGCCGCGCCGCCGCTGTTCACCTATTTCGTCAGCCCGATGATCGCCTCGGCGAACCAAGTCATATTCGCTGCGCTCTCAACGGCGATCTACGAGCAGCTTACCGGGACCTCGCGCCAGCCGGCGACGGTCATCGCCGAGGTTTTCTCCTAGACTCCAAGCCCTTGGCGCGATCGAAGCTACAGCCTGGAGCTGGGACACTGGTCGGCCTGCAGGGCCAACCGCCCAGCGGCGGCGCTTGCGCGCCGCCCTTGAGGCGAGCTCAGGGCGTGGCAGGATAGTGATCAAAGGGCTGGGCGAGCAATTTTGTAAACTGTCACCGTAATTCCTAGCTGCCCACCGCACGGCGCAAAATGTCGTTGATCCGGCTCTGCCAACCAGGACCGGAGGCACGAAGGCTGTCAACTAGATCGCTATCCAGCCGAATGGTGACCTGGCGCTTTGGATGCTCCATCCGGGGGCGGCCGCGGCGGGTCAGCGTGCCCGTAGCAGGCCTCAGCACAGCCTCGCCCTCCTTCAGGGCGGCGCGCGCGAAGACTTCGCCCGTCAGTTCCGGCGCGTCGTCAGGGTCCACCCA is a genomic window of Phenylobacterium montanum containing:
- a CDS encoding translation initiation factor 2 yields the protein MRAIIYGLSAVALTAGLGGCATVTRGTSQQFTIESTPPGAQARTTSGFNCESTPCTIRMPRKDGFSVTVTKAGYKSVTVDVKPKIAGNGAAGFLGNALIGGVIGAAVDVGSGATLDLDPNPLHVNLEAAEAAPAAVAATPAPAATATPAATPPAPAAAPAAAAPATVAAKPAT
- a CDS encoding outer membrane beta-barrel protein, which produces MKVVVFAAAAIAASIATAAQAADTHTTLEVGYTRSDFSNTSPNFGLNTVDVRGGYQMTKHWGAEMEGAFGVGSTDVSVGGVNVSVKQDWEVGLYGVGYLPLPHNFDLIGRVGYSRTQITASAGGFSDKGQDNGAAAGVGLRQFPGGGANGWRVDYTHHFYGSDNLDTFSVGYVRRF
- a CDS encoding BrnA antitoxin family protein; amino-acid sequence: MPRNVKDLKSAWVDPDDAPELTGEVFARAALKEGEAVLRPATGTLTRRGRPRMEHPKRQVTIRLDSDLVDSLRASGPGWQSRINDILRRAVGS